The following coding sequences lie in one Tichowtungia aerotolerans genomic window:
- a CDS encoding CehA/McbA family metallohydrolase domain-containing protein yields MKTSEKLTTYYGDIHNHCGASYGHGPVEDAIANAKMQLDFVSVTGHALWPDMPRQQHGMERRIKYHEDGFKKLAGCWDHFVKVCDDANQDGAFVSFLGYEKHSCHSGDQTVMYRDGKGSILQTQTVPELRDTLAKLNEEGIACMTFTHHIGYKQGFRGINWEEHEDHPLSPVVELFSMHACSESDETAYPYLHSMGPCDQDSTYSAGLKKGRIVGCVASTDHHSAHPGSHGHGRVAVFAPELTRKSIWDAILNRRTIALTGDNIEVELSVNDSFIGDVIQEPSDQRDIRFRVKGGGAIRTIELLKNEKVLKHYFLPKVTEAPAENQTVRAKIGLEVGWGSRGKVVHWDAAFGVREGKILKAEPRFKGSEVVSPTENEEDFRFSDWTQESETNVRFKTKTQGNPTPVTNSNQGFSLEVEMPLDGIIDLEFNGATFSHTLREVLAGARSGYISGYGTPAYRVVAALPESYEFETQLEDTAEGDALPNGMDCYRLRVEQYNKQWAWSSPIWIKR; encoded by the coding sequence ATGAAAACATCTGAAAAACTCACAACCTACTACGGTGACATCCACAATCACTGCGGCGCAAGCTACGGCCACGGCCCGGTGGAAGACGCCATCGCCAACGCAAAAATGCAGCTGGACTTTGTATCGGTAACCGGACACGCCCTGTGGCCCGATATGCCGCGCCAGCAACACGGCATGGAACGCCGCATCAAATACCACGAAGACGGCTTCAAAAAACTCGCCGGCTGCTGGGATCACTTTGTCAAAGTCTGCGACGATGCCAACCAGGACGGTGCGTTTGTCTCGTTTCTCGGTTACGAAAAACATTCCTGCCACTCCGGCGACCAGACCGTGATGTACCGCGACGGAAAGGGCAGCATCCTGCAGACCCAAACGGTGCCGGAACTGCGCGACACGCTCGCAAAACTGAACGAAGAAGGCATCGCCTGCATGACCTTCACCCACCACATCGGCTACAAACAGGGCTTCCGCGGCATCAACTGGGAAGAGCACGAAGATCATCCCCTCAGCCCGGTCGTAGAACTTTTTTCTATGCACGCCTGCAGCGAAAGCGACGAAACCGCCTACCCCTACCTTCACTCCATGGGCCCGTGCGACCAGGACAGCACCTACAGCGCCGGACTCAAAAAAGGCCGCATCGTCGGCTGTGTCGCCTCAACCGATCACCACAGCGCACATCCCGGCAGCCACGGCCACGGTCGCGTCGCCGTGTTTGCTCCGGAGCTGACCCGCAAGTCCATCTGGGACGCCATTCTCAACCGCCGCACCATCGCGCTGACCGGCGACAATATCGAGGTTGAGCTTTCCGTCAACGACAGCTTCATCGGCGACGTCATTCAGGAACCGTCCGACCAGCGCGACATCCGCTTCCGCGTCAAAGGTGGCGGCGCCATTCGCACGATCGAACTGCTCAAAAATGAAAAAGTGCTCAAGCATTACTTCCTGCCGAAAGTCACGGAAGCGCCCGCAGAAAACCAAACCGTCCGCGCAAAAATCGGACTGGAGGTCGGCTGGGGCTCCCGCGGCAAAGTCGTCCACTGGGATGCCGCCTTCGGCGTTCGCGAAGGAAAAATCCTGAAAGCCGAGCCGCGCTTCAAAGGATCGGAAGTGGTGTCTCCCACCGAAAATGAAGAAGACTTCCGCTTCTCGGACTGGACCCAGGAAAGCGAGACCAACGTCAGGTTCAAAACAAAAACACAGGGCAATCCGACCCCGGTAACCAATTCAAACCAGGGTTTTTCCCTGGAAGTCGAAATGCCGCTCGACGGCATCATAGACCTGGAGTTCAACGGCGCAACCTTCAGCCACACCCTGCGCGAAGTGCTGGCCGGAGCGCGCAGCGGTTACATCAGCGGCTACGGCACCCCCGCCTACCGCGTTGTCGCCGCCCTGCCCGAATCCTATGAATTTGAAACACAGCTCGAAGACACCGCAGAAGGCGACGCCCTGCCCAACGGCATGGACTGCTACCGTCTGCGCGTCGAGCAGTACAACAAGCAATGGGCATGGTCCTCCCCCATCTGGATCAAACGCTAA